CGACGGCCAGTGGCGACATCTTCCTGCGTCACAAGACGAGCCGGCGCGACCGCTACGACGCGGCCTGGCAGGCGGCCGAAGCGCGCGGCGCGTTCGATGCGCTGTTCTTCAACGAGCGCGGTGAATTGACGGAAGGTGGGCGCAGCAATGTGTTCGTGCGCATGGGTGACGCGTGGATCACGCCGCCGTTGGCCTGTGGCGTGCTGCCGGGCGTCATGCGGGGCGTGCTGCTGGCAGCGCCCGCATGGCATGCGCGCGAAGGCGTGATCACGCGCGCGATGCTCGAAGCGGCCGACGACATCGTCGTCTGCAACGCGCTGCGTGGGCCGCTGCGCGCCGTGCTTCTTCAGAAGCGGTAACCGACACCCAGGGCAAACAGCATCGGATCGACTTTCAGATGGCTGATGTTGGCGCCACCGACGATGACGTCGCTGCGGATATTGACGCGCTTGATATCGGCGTTAAGCGACCAGTGCTCGTCCAGGCGGAAATCAACGCCAGCCTGCAGCGCCAGCCCGACGCTGTCGTTCTCCAGATCAGCCGCGCCATTGAGCAGCTTGACGCTCGAGATACGCGTATAGTTCACGCCCACGCCCAGGTACGGATTGAAGGTGGCGCCCGGTGCGAAGTGGTATTGCGCGCTCAAGGTCGGCGGCAGGTGCTTGAAGCTGCCGATCTTTGTGCCGGCCAGCGTGACGTTGTGCTTCTGCGGATAGGTCAGGATCAGTTCTGCGGCGAAGTTTGGCGTGAAGAAGTAGCTGATGTCCAGCTCGGGGATGGTCTTGTTGCTGACCTTGATCGTGTCTGCCGCGCCCACACCGCCAACCGGGCTCGATTTGTTATCTGGCTCCATCTGGATGGCGCGTGCACGCACCAGCCATGGCGATTCCTGTGCCAACGCCTGCGCGGACGCCACGGCAATCAGGGCCACTACTACGGATTTCAACATCGTTTTCATTGTTCTTACCTTTCGTTGTCATGTCACTGTCGACGAAGGTAAGCTTATTGATGTGGACCCAAAAAAACGTTGATCCACATCAAAATGACCATGCTGTCAGTAAGGTTACAGCGCTTTTTCGATCATACCGACCAATTGCGGGTCTTCCGGCGTGACCTTGCTCGGGAAGTATTCGAGCACCTTGCCGTCACGACCGATCAGGTACTTGGTGAAGTTCCACTTCGGTTCCTTGCCGGTCGCCTTGATCAGCTGCGCGTGCAGCGGGTTGGCGTCGGGTCCCTTGACCGACGTCTTGGCGAACATCGGGAACTTCACGCCGTAAGTGTTGTAGCAGAGGTCCGCGATCTCTTTCGCGTTGCCCGGTTCCTGCTGGCCGAAGTCGTTCGACGGGAAACCCAGGATCACCAGGCCGCGGCTGCCATACTTCGCGTAGATCTTTTCCAGGCCTTCGTACTGCTTGGTAAAGCCGCAGTAGCTGGCCGTGTTGACCACCAGGACCACCTTGCCGCTGTACTGGCAGAGGTCTTGCGGCGCTTCATCCTGCAGGCGCTTGAAGCTGTGCTTGAGCACTGCCGGGCAGGCAGCCGGCGTTTTGCTCAATGCCGGCGCTGGTGCAGCAGGCGCTGCCTGCGCGCTTGCGGGCGGGATGACGCTGGCGGCAGCGGTGGCGGCGAGCAGCAGGGCAATGGTCTTGATCATGGCGTGGTATTGACGAGGTGGAAGTAGCAGCGATTGTAGCGCGGGCAGCGACGCCACGCGCCGCTTTTCAGGCACTTGCGTGAAGGCTGCGGTGCTCGATCTTGATGCAGTGGTTCATCACCACATCCAGACCGGCGGCGCGCGCCATATCGGCGGCAATCTGGTTTTCGATCTCGAGCTGCATCCACAGGCACCCTGCCCCCACGGCGATCGCATCGCGCGCGATCGGGCCGATGTCTTCCGACTTGCGAAAGCAATCGACGATGTCGATGCGCTGGCCGCTGTCTGCGAGCGAGGCGGCAGCGTCCTGCAGCGTAGCGAACACGGCTTCGCCAAGGATCGTCTCGCCGGCGTACTGGGGATTGACTGGCAGGATGCGGTAGCCGTGCTGCTGCAGGTAGGCGCCCACTCCGTGGCTGGCGCGGTCTGGCTTGTTTGACAGGCCGACGATGGCGATGGTGGTGCTTTCTTCGAGGATCTGGGCGATGGTGCGCATGGTGGCAGGCAGGTCGTTGGGATGGCGATCAGCTTAGCAGGTTTGCTTTACCTGGCCTGGTACGTGCCGGACGGTGCGCGGCTGCCATGTGCACTGACGAAAAAAAAGGCAGCCCGCAGGCTGCCTTTCTTGTTGCAGAGCTTGTACTAAGCTCAACGGCCTTTCGAACGCAGACGCTGGATCGCAGCCAACTGCGCAATTGCCGCGGCCATTTCGGCCTGGGCTTTTGCGTAGTCGATCTTCGATTCCTGATTCAACATCAGGTCTTCAGCCTGCTTCTTCGCGGACGTTGCCTTCGCTTCGTCCAGGTCGGCGCCGCGGATTGCGGTGTCGGCCAGCACGGTCACGCCGTTCGGCTGCACTTCGAGGATACCGCCAGCGACGAAGACGAACTCTTCACCACCACCGGCAACCTGGATGCGCACGGCGCCCGGGCGGATGCGCGTGATCAACGGGGTGTGCTTCGGGTAGATACCCAGCTCACCCGCTTCACCCGGCAACGCGACGAATTCGGCCTGGCCGGAGAAGATCTGCTCTTCGGCCGAGACGACGTCGACTTGAAATGTGTTTGCCATGTGTGTCTTTCAGTGGAAGAAAGCGACTTAACCAGCAGCCAGTTTCTTGGCTTTCTCGATAGCTTC
This sequence is a window from Oxalobacteraceae sp. CFBP 8761. Protein-coding genes within it:
- a CDS encoding OmpW family protein is translated as MKTMLKSVVVALIAVASAQALAQESPWLVRARAIQMEPDNKSSPVGGVGAADTIKVSNKTIPELDISYFFTPNFAAELILTYPQKHNVTLAGTKIGSFKHLPPTLSAQYHFAPGATFNPYLGVGVNYTRISSVKLLNGAADLENDSVGLALQAGVDFRLDEHWSLNADIKRVNIRSDVIVGGANISHLKVDPMLFALGVGYRF
- a CDS encoding glutathione peroxidase, with amino-acid sequence MIKTIALLLAATAAASVIPPASAQAAPAAPAPALSKTPAACPAVLKHSFKRLQDEAPQDLCQYSGKVVLVVNTASYCGFTKQYEGLEKIYAKYGSRGLVILGFPSNDFGQQEPGNAKEIADLCYNTYGVKFPMFAKTSVKGPDANPLHAQLIKATGKEPKWNFTKYLIGRDGKVLEYFPSKVTPEDPQLVGMIEKAL
- a CDS encoding CoA-binding protein, encoding MRTIAQILEESTTIAIVGLSNKPDRASHGVGAYLQQHGYRILPVNPQYAGETILGEAVFATLQDAAASLADSGQRIDIVDCFRKSEDIGPIARDAIAVGAGCLWMQLEIENQIAADMARAAGLDVVMNHCIKIEHRSLHASA
- a CDS encoding F0F1 ATP synthase subunit epsilon, translated to MANTFQVDVVSAEEQIFSGQAEFVALPGEAGELGIYPKHTPLITRIRPGAVRIQVAGGGEEFVFVAGGILEVQPNGVTVLADTAIRGADLDEAKATSAKKQAEDLMLNQESKIDYAKAQAEMAAAIAQLAAIQRLRSKGR